The following are encoded together in the Kribbella voronezhensis genome:
- a CDS encoding response regulator transcription factor, which produces MSVYQAVPAVRIEDFAPEVVCEVYELGSRRRSAAAASELSNRQVLIGRLMATGAKDAAIARQLGLSLRTVRSEISALIAGLGARSRFQAGCLLVRRFG; this is translated from the coding sequence ATGTCGGTTTACCAGGCTGTTCCTGCGGTGCGGATCGAGGACTTCGCACCGGAGGTCGTCTGCGAGGTCTATGAGCTGGGGTCGCGCCGCCGGTCCGCGGCTGCCGCGAGCGAACTGTCCAACCGTCAGGTGCTGATCGGCCGGCTGATGGCCACCGGCGCCAAGGACGCCGCGATCGCGCGGCAACTGGGGCTTTCCCTGCGCACCGTGCGGTCGGAGATCAGTGCGCTGATCGCCGGGCTCGGCGCCCGGTCGAGGTTCCAGGCAGGCTGTCTGCTGGTCCGCCGCTTCGGCTGA
- the mshB gene encoding N-acetyl-1-D-myo-inositol-2-amino-2-deoxy-alpha-D-glucopyranoside deacetylase, whose amino-acid sequence MSELPDRRLLLVHAHPDDETINNGVTMARYVAEGAHVTLVTCTLGEEGEVLVPELEHLAADRTDQLGRHRIGELAAAMDELGVTDHRFLGGPGKYRDTGMIYDDEGNAAVPPQTRPESFWQADLVAAANDLVPIIREIRPQVLVTYDEFGNYGHPDHIKAHRVATYAAALAAARSYREDLGEPWDVAKIYWMAMSENSFRDSLRRLRDAGDTTTFEGMDPDAEYKMITPDRLIDCVIEGEAYVDRKMNAMKAHATQITVDGPFFALSNNNGHQIWASEHYRLVKGTAAPGPDGQEHDLFAGL is encoded by the coding sequence ATGAGCGAGCTTCCAGACCGCCGGCTGCTGCTGGTGCATGCCCATCCCGACGACGAGACGATCAACAACGGCGTCACCATGGCCCGGTATGTGGCCGAAGGCGCCCACGTCACTCTGGTCACCTGCACTCTCGGCGAGGAAGGCGAGGTGCTGGTTCCCGAGCTCGAGCACCTGGCCGCCGACCGGACCGACCAACTCGGCCGGCACCGGATCGGTGAGCTGGCCGCCGCGATGGACGAGCTCGGCGTGACCGACCACCGGTTCCTCGGCGGCCCGGGGAAGTACCGCGACACCGGGATGATCTACGACGACGAGGGCAACGCGGCCGTCCCGCCGCAGACCCGGCCGGAGAGCTTCTGGCAGGCCGACCTGGTCGCGGCGGCGAACGACCTGGTCCCGATCATCCGCGAGATCCGTCCGCAGGTCCTGGTCACCTACGACGAGTTCGGCAACTACGGGCACCCCGACCACATCAAGGCCCACCGCGTCGCCACCTATGCGGCCGCGCTCGCCGCCGCCCGGTCGTACCGCGAAGACCTGGGCGAGCCCTGGGACGTCGCGAAGATCTACTGGATGGCGATGTCCGAGAACAGCTTCCGCGACAGCCTGCGCAGACTCCGCGACGCCGGTGACACCACCACGTTCGAGGGCATGGACCCCGACGCGGAGTACAAGATGATCACCCCCGACCGGTTGATCGACTGTGTGATCGAGGGCGAGGCGTACGTCGATCGCAAGATGAACGCGATGAAGGCGCACGCCACCCAGATCACCGTCGACGGCCCGTTCTTCGCCCTGTCCAACAACAACGGCCACCAGATCTGGGCCAGCGAGCACTACCGCCTCGTCAAGGGCACAGCGGCACCAGGCCCGGACGGCCAGGAACACGACCTGTTCGCCGGCCTCTGA